From Thermodesulfovibrionales bacterium:
ATGATTACATCGGATGTCACGCATCAGACCCAACCCGTGCAAGGCATAGTTACCGCGAATAATGAAATGCGCCTTATCGGAAGTGAGGGAGCACAATTGGAGGGAAGCATAGTCGTCAACGGCAATGCCTTGGCTGGAACGTTGACCGGCTACGCTCCCTGGGGCAATACGTGGCCGGACAAGGGTGTCATCGCGATAGTCACTTTGCGTGGAGCCGTCAGTACGAAGGCTTCTCTTTCGGGAACGTACTCAGGGGGCGGTGATTCAGGAACATTTATATTGTCCTACGACTCTGCCTCCGAGAATCATCCTGATCTGTCATTGCTTGCGATAACGTGGAAGCATAATAGCCCCGCTCTCGGTACTATCTTCGTCACTATACGTGACGATGGAACTATGGCGGGAATAGCATCGGTTGGTTGTACCTTGGCAGGAAACATAAGTGTAATCGACACCACATTCAATGCCTATCACGTAACCCTGTCTCTCACATCCTGCGGAAGCCTGAATGGCGATTATGGCGGACTCGCAACGCTGATGAACAGCTCTCTTATCATAGGGGCATCGAATCCTTCTGCGTCGCTCACCTTAACCTTACGGGGCTGCGAGTGAATAACGTTTCTTTGAGACCGCCTGGAAGGCGGTCAGAGAACGAGAGGGGAACGGGATTCGGAAGGGCCGCGAAAAGTCGTCCGATAGACTATCGGAAGTTAGACCCCTCAGTGTCCCTCATAGCCTATGGTCACCTTTTCTCCATCGACAATAACCGGGACCTTCCGCACACCCTTTGAGTGGCGAAGCATCTCTTCCAGCTTCGCCGGGTCTGACTTTACGTCGAAGTACTTGGCTGCGCTTCCGAAGACCGACCTGGCCTTGTCGGTATACGGTCAACCCGCCTTTCCGAATATCGTGACATCTCCCGCCATCTGCTTGACCTCCTCATGAATAAGCATGCATCACCCGGTAATCGGGTGATCTTCTCGTGCATGCGCCTCGTTGCCCTTTTGTAAGACTATACATTAATCCGGAGATGTTGTAAATGCAGGGTTCCTTTGGTCTGCCGTGATTCGCTCCCTCGTGCTTGAAAAAGCGTCGAAACGTGCTAGCATGAAGAAAAGTGCAAGGTTGAGGGAGCATGGGCG
This genomic window contains:
- a CDS encoding UXX-star (seleno)protein family 1, whose amino-acid sequence is MAGDVTIFGKAGUPYTDKARSVFGSAAKYFDVKSDPAKLEEMLRHSKGVRKVPVIVDGEKVTIGYEGH